From Alkalidesulfovibrio alkalitolerans DSM 16529, a single genomic window includes:
- a CDS encoding TRAP transporter substrate-binding protein, which produces MLRKALLLSCLLGLLLAAPASAATIRMDMNAIYPESNFHSQGAIEFAKKVEAATNGGVVITVHAGGALGFKGPELLRSVKDAAVPMSDILMGVVGGSEEIFGISSMPRVATTYEEARKFYDIARPAYEKACERWNQKLLYAAPWPPSGIFAKRAMNTPDDLRGLKIRTYDRNGALFLEAAGSHPMSLPWGEVYSALQTGLADSVLTSAVSGKDGKFWEVLSDFAEIGYAFPLNMVTINLDWWKALSKEQQDAMLAVAAEVEASQWQVSATQNAEAIAAVKAGGIKVQTPPAAVQERLDEIARKMLDDFLATAKPETKAVFEAYLK; this is translated from the coding sequence ATGCTCCGCAAGGCCCTGCTCCTGTCCTGTCTGCTCGGGCTGCTTCTGGCCGCCCCGGCGAGCGCCGCGACCATCCGCATGGATATGAACGCCATCTATCCCGAATCGAACTTCCACTCGCAAGGCGCCATCGAATTCGCCAAGAAGGTCGAGGCCGCGACCAACGGCGGCGTGGTCATCACGGTGCACGCGGGCGGCGCGCTGGGCTTCAAGGGACCCGAACTGCTGCGCTCGGTCAAGGACGCGGCCGTGCCCATGTCCGACATCCTGATGGGCGTGGTCGGCGGCTCCGAGGAGATCTTCGGCATCTCCTCCATGCCCCGCGTGGCCACCACCTATGAAGAGGCCCGCAAATTCTACGACATCGCCCGCCCGGCCTACGAAAAGGCTTGCGAGCGCTGGAACCAGAAGCTGCTCTACGCCGCGCCCTGGCCGCCCTCGGGCATCTTCGCCAAGCGCGCCATGAACACTCCCGACGATCTGCGCGGCCTGAAAATCCGCACCTACGATCGCAACGGCGCGCTCTTCCTCGAGGCTGCGGGCTCGCACCCCATGTCCCTGCCCTGGGGCGAGGTCTATTCGGCCCTGCAGACCGGCCTGGCCGACTCAGTGCTGACCTCGGCCGTGTCCGGCAAGGACGGCAAGTTCTGGGAAGTGCTCTCCGACTTCGCCGAGATCGGCTACGCCTTCCCCCTGAACATGGTGACCATCAACCTCGACTGGTGGAAGGCGCTCTCCAAGGAGCAGCAGGACGCCATGCTGGCCGTGGCGGCCGAGGTCGAGGCCTCCCAGTGGCAGGTTTCCGCGACCCAGAACGCCGAGGCCATCGCGGCCGTGAAGGCCGGGGGCATCAAGGTCCAGACGCCGCCCGCCGCCGTGCAGGAGCGTCTCGACGAGATAGCCAGGAAGATGCTCGACGACTTCCTGGCCACGGCCAAGCCCGAGACCAAGGCCGTGTTCGAGGCCTACCTGAAGTAG
- a CDS encoding Fur family transcriptional regulator, whose amino-acid sequence MRNRLDAFIAYLAANGLKLTAQRRLILTEIEEARRCLSPEEVFVRVRSRDARVSMATVYRTLKLLAEAGLVREMSYRDSPRRYVLPENATDHAARHVCPSCGRLEPST is encoded by the coding sequence ATGCGAAACAGACTCGACGCATTCATCGCCTACCTCGCGGCCAACGGCCTCAAGCTGACCGCGCAGCGCCGCCTGATTCTGACCGAGATCGAGGAAGCCCGGCGATGTCTGAGCCCCGAGGAGGTGTTCGTCCGGGTGCGCTCGCGCGACGCCAGGGTCAGCATGGCCACGGTCTACCGCACCCTGAAGTTGCTCGCCGAGGCGGGCCTGGTGCGCGAGATGAGCTATCGCGACAGCCCGCGCCGCTACGTGCTCCCCGAGAACGCCACGGACCATGCCGCGCGCCACGTCTGCCCAAGCTGCGGCAGGCTCGAACCCAGTACCTGA
- a CDS encoding hydantoinase/oxoprolinase family protein, with protein MLSIGVDTGGTFTDFIYKDGASFGVHKRLSTPDDPSRAVIEGVRHIAGNRSVSIIHGSTVATNAILERKGVKTALIANLGFTDVIEIGRQNRHRLYDLHYRRPAHIVPRELRFGLPGRIGSAGETVQPFDAQAAREAAQAVARAGCESVAVCLLFSFLDPSHELAVREAFADTGVAVSLSHEILAEFREFERASTTVINAYVSPKMSRYLTRLRAEAGEKTPLRIMQSNGGSISAETAMRESVRTILSGPAGGAVGAFHLGAAAGFERLITFDMGGTSTDVALIDGSLPLTLESAIEGYPVKVPMIDIHTVGAGGGSIARLDEGGALTVGPESAGADPGPICYGKGTEITTTDANLFLGRLIPERFLGGGMRLETETLNAAVADMAHKAGLSEKALAEGILEVANATMERAIRVISVERGFDPREFTLFSFGGAGGLHACFLAKQLSMPRVFIPKNPGILSAVGMIMADVIKDYSQTVMLQARATTTDDLHGHFSPLIAQGSADLAAEGFAAGAMHFEKFLDMRYQGQSFEIITPYAEDFAEAFEAEHERKYGYRNPGKAIEIVTVRLRARGVPEKPAFAKADKLVDDVPAEAILETRPVVFSGSARPTPVIDREKLLSGNVLPGPAIVVEYTSTIVLPPFATATVDAWGNLVVKIDHERCDA; from the coding sequence ATGCTCAGCATCGGCGTGGACACCGGCGGCACCTTCACCGACTTCATCTACAAGGACGGCGCGTCCTTCGGCGTGCACAAGCGCCTCTCCACCCCGGACGATCCCTCGCGCGCGGTCATCGAGGGCGTGCGCCACATCGCCGGAAACAGGTCCGTGTCCATCATCCACGGCTCCACCGTGGCCACCAACGCCATCCTGGAGCGCAAGGGCGTGAAGACCGCGCTCATCGCCAATCTGGGCTTCACCGACGTCATCGAGATCGGCCGCCAGAACCGCCACCGGCTCTACGACCTGCACTACCGCCGCCCCGCGCACATCGTGCCGCGCGAGCTTCGCTTCGGCCTGCCCGGCCGCATCGGCAGCGCGGGCGAGACCGTGCAGCCCTTCGACGCGCAGGCCGCGCGCGAAGCGGCGCAGGCCGTGGCCAGAGCCGGGTGCGAATCCGTGGCCGTGTGCCTGCTCTTCTCCTTCCTCGACCCCTCGCACGAGCTGGCCGTGCGCGAGGCCTTCGCCGACACCGGCGTGGCCGTCTCGCTCTCGCACGAGATCCTGGCCGAGTTCCGCGAGTTCGAGCGCGCCTCCACCACGGTCATCAACGCTTACGTCTCGCCCAAGATGTCGCGCTACCTGACGCGGCTGCGCGCGGAGGCGGGCGAGAAGACGCCGCTTCGCATCATGCAGTCCAACGGCGGCTCCATCTCCGCCGAGACGGCCATGCGCGAGTCCGTGCGCACCATCCTCTCCGGCCCGGCCGGAGGCGCGGTGGGCGCGTTCCACCTGGGCGCGGCCGCTGGTTTCGAGCGCCTCATCACCTTCGACATGGGCGGCACCTCCACGGACGTGGCGCTTATCGACGGCTCCTTGCCCCTCACTCTGGAGTCGGCCATCGAGGGCTACCCGGTCAAGGTGCCCATGATCGACATCCACACCGTGGGCGCGGGCGGCGGCTCAATCGCCCGCCTGGACGAGGGCGGCGCGCTGACCGTGGGCCCCGAATCCGCCGGGGCCGATCCCGGCCCCATCTGCTACGGCAAGGGCACGGAGATCACCACCACGGACGCCAACCTCTTTCTGGGCCGGTTGATCCCCGAGCGGTTCCTGGGCGGCGGCATGCGCCTTGAGACCGAGACCCTGAACGCGGCCGTGGCCGACATGGCGCACAAGGCCGGGCTGTCCGAAAAGGCCCTGGCCGAGGGCATCCTCGAAGTCGCCAACGCCACCATGGAGCGCGCCATCCGCGTCATCTCCGTGGAACGCGGCTTCGACCCGCGCGAGTTCACCCTCTTCTCCTTCGGCGGCGCGGGCGGACTGCACGCCTGTTTCCTGGCCAAACAGCTCTCCATGCCGCGCGTCTTCATCCCCAAAAACCCCGGTATCCTCTCGGCCGTGGGCATGATCATGGCCGACGTCATCAAGGACTATTCGCAGACCGTGATGCTCCAGGCCCGCGCAACCACGACCGACGACCTGCACGGCCATTTCTCACCGCTCATCGCCCAGGGCTCGGCCGATCTCGCGGCCGAGGGCTTCGCGGCCGGGGCAATGCACTTCGAGAAGTTCCTGGACATGCGCTACCAGGGCCAGTCCTTCGAGATCATCACGCCCTACGCCGAGGATTTCGCCGAGGCTTTCGAGGCCGAGCACGAGCGCAAATACGGCTACCGCAACCCCGGCAAGGCCATAGAGATCGTCACCGTGCGGCTGCGGGCGCGCGGCGTGCCGGAGAAGCCCGCCTTCGCCAAGGCGGACAAGCTGGTCGACGACGTGCCCGCCGAGGCCATTCTCGAAACGCGGCCCGTGGTCTTCTCGGGCAGCGCGCGGCCCACCCCGGTCATCGACCGCGAAAAGCTCCTGTCCGGCAACGTCCTGCCCGGCCCGGCCATTGTGGTGGAATACACCTCGACCATCGTGCTGCCGCCGTTCGCCACGGCCACCGTGGACGCCTGGGGCAACCTGGTCGTGAAGATCGACCATGAGCGGTGCGATGCCTGA
- a CDS encoding acyl-CoA thioesterase, with protein sequence MDTYCIVRTEHLNHYGHLFGGAMLAWIDEFAWLTASLDFPGCKLVTMAMDDIVFRKPAHCGAILRFSIEPERQGKTSVTYRVVVFADEPGATCEKEIVSTTITFVRLDDLGGKLALPAVEKYRSLDSGHGPKPVTAPHAP encoded by the coding sequence ATGGATACCTACTGCATCGTCCGCACCGAGCATCTGAACCACTACGGCCATCTTTTCGGCGGGGCCATGCTGGCCTGGATCGACGAATTCGCCTGGCTCACGGCTTCGCTGGATTTTCCGGGCTGCAAGCTGGTGACCATGGCCATGGACGACATCGTCTTCAGGAAGCCCGCGCACTGCGGGGCCATCCTGCGCTTCTCCATCGAGCCCGAGCGCCAGGGCAAGACCTCCGTGACCTACCGCGTGGTGGTTTTCGCGGACGAGCCGGGCGCGACCTGCGAGAAGGAGATCGTCTCCACGACCATCACCTTCGTGCGGCTGGACGACCTGGGCGGCAAGCTGGCCCTGCCCGCGGTGGAGAAGTACCGCTCGCTGGACAGCGGCCATGGGCCAAAGCCGGTGACCGCGCCGCACGCGCCCTGA
- a CDS encoding TRAP transporter small permease, whose protein sequence is MISRFIVIVEGLSKGTALLSALALACLAALTLAEIGARALFGMSLMVTTEYGGYLLLAAVSLGFGLTLRDGALIRITMIRRLLPPAARKGMDVFACAGGLAVSIFILWHSARMVADHKRLDILADSMAETPLWIPQLLVPIGFSLFALQLLATAARLLTRDEEQ, encoded by the coding sequence ATGATCTCACGCTTCATCGTCATAGTGGAGGGCCTGTCCAAGGGCACGGCCCTCCTTTCCGCCCTGGCCCTGGCCTGCCTCGCCGCCCTGACCCTGGCCGAGATCGGCGCGCGGGCCCTGTTTGGCATGTCGCTGATGGTGACCACGGAATACGGCGGCTACCTATTGCTCGCGGCGGTGTCCCTGGGCTTTGGCCTCACCCTGCGCGACGGCGCGCTCATCCGCATCACCATGATCCGCCGCCTGCTGCCGCCCGCGGCGCGCAAGGGCATGGATGTCTTCGCCTGCGCGGGCGGGCTGGCCGTCTCGATTTTCATCCTCTGGCATTCCGCGCGCATGGTCGCGGACCACAAGCGGCTCGACATCCTGGCCGACTCCATGGCCGAGACGCCGCTGTGGATTCCGCAGCTTCTGGTCCCGATCGGCTTTTCGCTCTTCGCCCTGCAACTTCTGGCCACGGCCGCGCGCCTGCTCACACGGGACGAGGAACAATGA
- a CDS encoding TRAP transporter large permease: MIEDPLLLSAALVAVMFALLLSGLWIGFSLFATGVIGMLLHKTNLPPTISVWDRIGDLMANSAWNSLNSWALSALPLFVLMGEILYRTAISKKLMSGLAPWLSFIPGRLLHVNVVACSLFAAISGSSAATTATVGKITYRELAARGYDKGLALGSLAGAGTLGFLIPPSLIMIIYGVLADTSIGQLFIAGIVPGLMIALCFSGWIVFRVLLNPSLTPRYRESYTAADRMAAVRDILPVVALILLVLGGIYAGLTTPTEAAALGVLGALCVAAWFRELNWKNLSEAFLAAVKTSTMICFIIAGAAFLSQVVGFIGVARALSSFIAGLELSPYALILVIAIMYAILGMMLDGISMVVMTLPIVLPIVVQAGFDPLWFGIFAVIMVELSQITPPVGFSIFVLQHISGHEPPFILRQSFPFFVLLLVVAAVLTVFPQIVHFLPDQMIR; encoded by the coding sequence ATGATCGAGGATCCGCTTCTTCTTTCGGCCGCCCTGGTGGCGGTCATGTTCGCGCTTCTGCTCTCCGGGCTTTGGATCGGCTTTTCGCTCTTCGCCACGGGCGTCATCGGCATGCTCCTGCACAAGACGAACCTGCCGCCGACCATCTCGGTCTGGGACCGCATCGGCGACCTGATGGCCAATTCGGCCTGGAACTCGCTCAACTCCTGGGCGCTCTCGGCCCTGCCCCTGTTCGTGCTCATGGGCGAGATATTGTACCGCACGGCGATCTCGAAAAAGCTCATGAGCGGCCTTGCGCCCTGGCTGTCCTTCATTCCGGGCAGGCTGTTGCACGTCAACGTGGTGGCCTGCTCGCTGTTCGCGGCCATCTCGGGATCGAGCGCCGCGACCACGGCCACGGTGGGCAAGATCACCTACCGCGAACTGGCCGCGCGCGGCTACGACAAGGGGCTGGCCCTGGGCTCGCTGGCGGGCGCGGGGACGCTCGGCTTCCTCATTCCGCCCTCGCTGATCATGATCATCTACGGCGTGCTCGCGGACACGAGCATAGGCCAGCTCTTCATCGCGGGCATCGTGCCGGGGCTCATGATCGCGCTGTGCTTCTCGGGCTGGATCGTCTTTCGCGTGCTGCTCAACCCCTCGCTCACGCCGCGCTACCGCGAATCCTACACCGCCGCCGACCGCATGGCCGCGGTGCGCGACATCCTGCCGGTGGTGGCGTTGATCCTGCTCGTGCTCGGCGGCATCTACGCGGGGTTGACCACGCCCACCGAGGCCGCGGCCCTGGGCGTGCTCGGCGCGCTGTGCGTGGCGGCCTGGTTCCGCGAACTCAACTGGAAGAATCTCTCCGAGGCCTTCCTCGCGGCCGTGAAGACCTCGACCATGATCTGCTTCATCATCGCGGGCGCGGCCTTCCTTTCGCAGGTCGTGGGTTTCATCGGCGTGGCCAGGGCGCTGTCCTCCTTCATCGCGGGGCTGGAGCTCTCGCCCTATGCGCTGATCCTGGTCATCGCGATCATGTACGCCATTCTGGGCATGATGCTCGACGGCATCTCCATGGTCGTCATGACGCTGCCCATCGTGCTGCCCATCGTGGTCCAGGCCGGGTTCGACCCGCTGTGGTTCGGCATCTTCGCCGTGATCATGGTCGAGCTGTCGCAGATCACGCCGCCCGTGGGCTTCTCGATCTTCGTGCTGCAGCACATCTCGGGCCACGAGCCGCCCTTCATCCTGCGCCAATCCTTCCCGTTCTTCGTGCTGCTGCTCGTGGTCGCTGCGGTGCTCACGGTCTTCCCGCAGATCGTCCACTTTTTGCCCGACCAGATGATCCGATAG
- the sfsA gene encoding DNA/RNA nuclease SfsA, which produces MPQVLPFPPGTRAATLIRREKRFLVQVAFAEAKEPLWVHTNNSGSMLGLIRPGLAAFVSPAPNPKRKLPFTLEAVEAGSGYCCVNTQVPNRMLAFAYEHGLIPELRTATSMRPEARAGESRLDARFETAQGPLWVECKNVTLAEDGVGLFPDARTERGKKHLEELMRLAAQGARVATFYLVTRRDAACFGPAWCVDEDYARTFHAALAAGVMAWPWLAEVDASGVRLSRRLPVVGEDAGG; this is translated from the coding sequence ATGCCCCAGGTTCTACCCTTTCCGCCCGGTACGCGGGCCGCGACGCTGATCAGGCGCGAGAAGCGCTTCCTGGTGCAGGTCGCCTTCGCCGAGGCAAAAGAGCCCCTGTGGGTCCACACCAACAACTCCGGCTCCATGCTCGGCCTGATCCGGCCGGGCCTAGCCGCGTTCGTCTCGCCCGCCCCAAACCCAAAGCGCAAGCTGCCTTTCACCCTGGAGGCGGTCGAGGCCGGGAGCGGCTATTGCTGCGTGAACACCCAGGTTCCCAACCGCATGCTGGCCTTCGCCTACGAGCACGGGCTGATCCCTGAACTGCGCACGGCCACGTCCATGCGACCCGAGGCCCGCGCGGGCGAGTCGCGTCTGGACGCCCGCTTCGAGACGGCCCAAGGTCCGTTGTGGGTGGAGTGCAAGAACGTGACCCTGGCCGAGGACGGCGTGGGGCTGTTTCCGGATGCGCGCACCGAGCGCGGGAAGAAGCATCTGGAGGAGTTGATGCGCCTGGCCGCGCAAGGGGCCAGGGTGGCCACCTTCTACCTCGTCACGCGCCGCGATGCGGCCTGCTTCGGCCCGGCCTGGTGCGTGGACGAGGACTACGCGCGCACCTTTCATGCCGCGCTTGCGGCCGGAGTCATGGCCTGGCCCTGGCTGGCCGAGGTCGATGCGAGCGGGGTGCGATTGTCGCGCCGCCTGCCCGTCGTGGGCGAGGATGCGGGCGGCTGA